A genome region from Myxococcales bacterium includes the following:
- the xseA gene encoding exodeoxyribonuclease VII large subunit encodes MSKGRRQEAQGLFDFGAPAPERPPAPERPPAQAPREPLARPEARVPLAAGSEIVPPFPFAPSPGAGAPPPTPAAVAPGAPAPKDREAPEPLSVSALGKLVERALLQRFADPVMVVGEAVNVRPAQSGHLYFTLKDEEGDATLDVVVYRTNLTPRARALVLDGAKVVLRGRPTYYAPRGRLQFIADRVGLSGKGAHLEALQRLKERLAAEGLFRDDRKRALPREPRVVGVVTSKTGAVIHDICRVAFRRGGAHILLAPAQVQGAAAPAAICRALRELQRVPEVDVIIVGRGGGSADDLSAFNDEAVVRAVATCRVPIVSAVGHEVDVTLADFAADARASTPSQAAELVVPDAQAQARLLAERRAALVRAMRSRVGEARLALASTQRRLGDPRTIVAVSQQRLDERRVRAAAAARRRIERAAEELRSLTRRLALRSPRVVLAAERAVVVAGVSRLSAAAERALSARRTELAALASRLDALSPLKVLARGYAIVTTARGAAVRSVEEVREGESVSVRVADGTLEAEITSVPKRRAPA; translated from the coding sequence GTGAGCAAAGGACGAAGGCAGGAGGCGCAAGGCCTGTTCGACTTCGGCGCCCCCGCGCCCGAGCGCCCCCCCGCGCCCGAGCGCCCCCCCGCGCAGGCGCCTCGCGAGCCGCTCGCTCGGCCCGAGGCCCGCGTACCTCTCGCAGCGGGGAGCGAGATCGTTCCGCCGTTCCCGTTCGCCCCGAGCCCCGGAGCTGGCGCCCCGCCGCCAACCCCGGCCGCCGTGGCACCGGGCGCGCCCGCCCCGAAGGATCGCGAGGCCCCCGAGCCGCTCAGTGTCTCCGCCCTCGGCAAGCTCGTCGAGCGCGCCCTCCTGCAGCGGTTCGCCGATCCGGTCATGGTCGTGGGAGAGGCCGTGAACGTGCGCCCCGCGCAGAGCGGACACTTGTATTTTACACTGAAGGACGAAGAGGGCGACGCGACCCTCGACGTGGTCGTGTACCGCACGAACCTCACGCCCCGCGCGCGCGCGCTCGTTCTCGACGGCGCGAAGGTGGTGCTCCGCGGGCGGCCCACCTACTACGCGCCGCGGGGACGGCTCCAGTTCATCGCCGACCGCGTGGGGCTCTCGGGCAAGGGCGCGCACCTCGAGGCCCTGCAGAGGCTGAAGGAGAGGCTCGCCGCCGAGGGGCTCTTCCGCGACGACCGCAAGCGCGCGCTGCCTCGCGAGCCTCGCGTCGTCGGCGTGGTCACCTCGAAGACCGGCGCCGTCATCCACGACATCTGCCGCGTCGCCTTCCGCCGCGGTGGCGCCCACATCTTGCTCGCGCCCGCGCAGGTCCAAGGGGCGGCCGCGCCGGCGGCCATCTGCCGCGCGCTGCGCGAGCTGCAGCGCGTCCCCGAGGTGGACGTCATCATCGTGGGGCGCGGCGGAGGCTCCGCCGACGACCTCTCCGCGTTCAACGACGAGGCCGTGGTGCGGGCGGTGGCCACGTGCCGGGTGCCGATCGTGAGCGCCGTCGGCCACGAGGTCGACGTGACGCTCGCGGACTTCGCCGCGGACGCCCGCGCGTCGACGCCGTCGCAGGCCGCAGAGTTGGTCGTGCCGGACGCCCAGGCGCAAGCGAGGCTCCTCGCGGAACGCCGCGCCGCCCTCGTCCGCGCGATGCGCTCCAGGGTGGGCGAGGCCCGGCTCGCGCTCGCCTCGACCCAGCGTCGGCTCGGCGATCCGCGCACCATCGTCGCGGTGTCCCAGCAGCGCCTCGACGAGCGCCGCGTCCGGGCCGCGGCGGCGGCGCGGAGGCGCATCGAGCGCGCCGCGGAGGAGCTCCGCTCGCTCACGCGCCGGCTCGCGCTGCGGAGCCCCCGCGTCGTGCTCGCCGCCGAGCGCGCCGTCGTGGTTGCCGGGGTCTCGCGCCTCTCGGCGGCCGCCGAGCGCGCGCTCTCCGCGCGCCGCACCGAGCTCGCGGCCCTGGCGTCGAGACTCGACGCGCTGAGCCCGCTGAAGGTGCTTGCGCGCGGCTACGCGATCGTGACCACCGCGCGCGGCGCCGCCGTGCGCAGCGTGGAGGAGGTGCGCGAGGGCGAGTCCGTGAGCGTGCGCGTCGCCGACGGCACGCTCGAGGCAGAGATCACCTCGGTTCCCAAGCGCAGGGCGCCCGCGTGA
- the aroE gene encoding shikimate dehydrogenase (AroE; catalyzes the conversion of shikimate to 3-dehydroshikimate), translating into MRAARFALLGDPVAHSRSPRMHHAAFEALGLPHTYVAIRATAAEVDGHVAALRAGAYDGLNVTVPHKERALALADEADPLARVVGAANTLTRARGGGVRAFNTDAPAVIDELRGLAPERGARWSGQTVVVLGAGGAALAAVCAVAELGVGRVVVRSRRFEQREAAAAFTRDLGGRLEGRVELLAAPLVADAGVEARTEAVIQATSAGQHVGTGEEPVDAVAWGALPASAVALDLVYGRAPTPFVRAAKSYSLRVIDGCGVLVGQGARALELWLGRPVPREVMARAVAEAR; encoded by the coding sequence GTGAGGGCCGCGCGCTTCGCCCTCCTCGGCGATCCGGTCGCGCACTCACGCAGCCCTCGCATGCACCACGCCGCGTTCGAGGCGCTCGGGCTGCCGCACACGTACGTCGCGATTCGGGCCACGGCCGCCGAGGTCGACGGCCACGTCGCCGCCCTTCGCGCTGGCGCCTACGACGGCCTCAACGTGACCGTGCCCCACAAGGAGCGCGCGCTCGCCCTCGCCGACGAGGCCGATCCGCTCGCGCGCGTGGTCGGCGCCGCGAACACGCTCACCCGCGCGCGCGGCGGGGGCGTGCGCGCGTTCAACACCGACGCGCCGGCGGTCATCGACGAGCTCCGAGGCCTCGCGCCGGAGCGCGGCGCGCGCTGGTCGGGCCAGACGGTGGTGGTGCTTGGCGCCGGCGGGGCGGCGCTCGCCGCGGTGTGCGCGGTCGCAGAGCTCGGGGTGGGGCGCGTCGTCGTGCGGTCACGCCGGTTCGAGCAGCGCGAGGCGGCCGCGGCGTTCACTCGCGACCTCGGGGGGCGCCTCGAGGGGCGAGTCGAGCTCCTGGCCGCGCCCCTCGTAGCCGATGCCGGCGTCGAGGCGCGAACCGAGGCCGTCATTCAGGCGACCAGCGCCGGGCAACATGTCGGCACGGGCGAGGAGCCCGTGGACGCGGTGGCGTGGGGAGCGCTCCCCGCCTCGGCCGTGGCGCTCGACCTCGTCTACGGGCGCGCGCCCACGCCGTTCGTGCGCGCGGCGAAGTCGTATTCCTTAAGAGTTATAGACGGTTGTGGAGTGCTGGTGGGGCAGGGCGCGCGCGCCCTCGAGCTCTGGCTCGGGCGGCCCGTTCCGCGCGAGGTGATGGCGCGCGCCGTCGCCGAGGCGCGCTGA
- a CDS encoding matrixin family metalloprotease: MLRTFVTILTRRARGALALALVLGLSALSSRAEAYCRSTTCRTGASTANETCESLRAMCDSGAAFALPLWWGTGCVGYSLDAAASAKVDYAEALDAAQEAFAAWTEHTCAGRPVDIDARDLTATTGGAVGYRLTGANTNAIVFRDDAWPHAGPRGPEGAGASARSGELALTTVTFASATGEILDADIEVNTAEYDIRAGAAAAPSDGVYDLQAVLTHEVGHVLGLAHSADREALMFPRAGTAEMARLALGADDGQALCASYPPRDGSAAAKASLGAAGRAGGACRPRAILTTTTPTATSASGADGATDPRRLACTAGPVGAPDTTPGLAAAGLVLALASARRGRAPFAARRSS; the protein is encoded by the coding sequence ATGCTTAGAACGTTCGTCACGATCCTCACGCGCCGAGCCCGAGGCGCGCTCGCGCTGGCCCTGGTGCTCGGGCTCTCCGCGCTTTCGTCGCGCGCCGAGGCCTACTGCCGCTCGACCACGTGCCGAACCGGCGCGTCGACGGCGAACGAGACCTGCGAATCGCTCCGAGCCATGTGCGACTCGGGCGCGGCGTTCGCGCTCCCGCTGTGGTGGGGCACGGGGTGCGTTGGGTACTCGCTCGACGCGGCGGCGAGCGCGAAGGTCGACTACGCGGAGGCGCTCGACGCGGCTCAGGAGGCGTTCGCGGCGTGGACGGAGCACACGTGCGCGGGTCGGCCCGTCGACATCGACGCGCGCGACCTCACCGCCACTACGGGCGGGGCGGTAGGGTACCGCCTGACCGGCGCCAACACGAACGCGATCGTGTTCCGCGACGACGCGTGGCCTCACGCGGGCCCGCGGGGGCCCGAAGGCGCGGGCGCGAGCGCGCGCTCGGGGGAGCTGGCGCTCACGACGGTGACGTTCGCTTCGGCGACCGGGGAGATCCTCGACGCGGACATCGAGGTCAACACGGCGGAGTACGACATTCGCGCGGGCGCGGCGGCGGCGCCGAGCGACGGCGTCTACGATCTTCAGGCCGTGCTGACACACGAGGTCGGGCACGTGCTCGGGCTCGCACACTCGGCGGACCGAGAGGCGCTCATGTTCCCTCGCGCCGGCACGGCCGAGATGGCGCGCCTCGCGCTCGGCGCGGACGACGGCCAGGCGCTCTGCGCGTCGTACCCGCCTCGGGACGGGAGCGCCGCGGCGAAGGCGAGCTTGGGGGCTGCAGGACGCGCGGGCGGCGCGTGTCGACCACGCGCGATCCTGACCACGACCACTCCGACTGCGACCTCCGCGAGCGGCGCGGACGGCGCGACGGACCCTCGTCGCCTCGCGTGCACCGCTGGGCCGGTCGGCGCGCCCGACACCACCCCGGGCCTCGCCGCGGCGGGGCTCGTGCTCGCGCTGGCGTCGGCGCGACGGGGCCGCGCACCCTTCGCCGCTCGGAGATCCTCATGA
- a CDS encoding acetyl-CoA carboxylase biotin carboxylase subunit, producing MASAQKFRSFKKVLIANRGEIAVRVTRTLHEMGIGAVAIYSDPDRRALHVRVADEAYPIGPAAAAESYLRIDKVLDVAKRAGCDAVHPGYGFLSENPEFADACERAGITFIGPPASAMRQLGSKPAARAKMSAAGVPVVPGANCSSAEEAAQAASKIGFPVLLKAANGGGGKGMRLVHSAAEMKSAWERARSEAKKFFGDDEVYLEKAILKPRHVEIQVLGDRDGNLVHVFERDCSIQRRNQKVVEETPSPAASRALVEEMGRIAVQGAKAVGYHSAGTFEFLVDDRGGFYFLEMNTRLQVEHPVTELVTGLDLVREMVLIAQGEPLTMKQEDLSARGAAIECRIYAEDPSAGYLPSPGTIERLSVPSGPGVRDDGGAYAGCTISSFYDPLISKLSVWAPTRERAVARMRRALSEYVVTGIRTNLAFHQRLFEHPEFVAGRYDTGFLDRHADQLVGYPTVPDGKREAVAVAVALAASRIERATGTVAAQRGETGARLAPWVAAHRARLR from the coding sequence ATGGCGTCGGCGCAGAAGTTCCGTTCGTTCAAGAAGGTCCTCATCGCGAACCGCGGCGAGATCGCGGTGCGCGTGACGCGAACGCTCCACGAGATGGGCATCGGCGCGGTCGCGATCTACTCCGATCCCGACCGGCGAGCCCTGCACGTGCGCGTGGCCGACGAGGCGTACCCCATCGGGCCCGCGGCGGCGGCGGAGAGCTACCTTCGCATCGACAAGGTCCTCGACGTGGCGAAGCGCGCGGGCTGCGACGCCGTCCACCCGGGCTACGGATTCCTCAGCGAAAACCCAGAGTTCGCCGACGCTTGCGAGCGCGCGGGGATCACCTTCATCGGCCCGCCGGCGAGCGCCATGCGACAGCTCGGCTCGAAGCCAGCCGCTCGCGCGAAGATGAGCGCGGCCGGCGTGCCGGTCGTGCCCGGCGCGAACTGCAGCTCCGCCGAGGAGGCCGCCCAGGCCGCCTCGAAAATCGGCTTCCCCGTGCTGCTGAAGGCGGCGAACGGCGGCGGCGGGAAGGGCATGCGCCTCGTGCACTCCGCGGCCGAGATGAAGAGCGCGTGGGAGCGCGCGCGCTCCGAGGCCAAGAAGTTCTTCGGCGACGACGAGGTGTACCTCGAGAAGGCGATCCTGAAGCCTCGGCACGTGGAGATCCAGGTGCTCGGCGATCGCGACGGGAACCTCGTGCACGTGTTCGAGCGCGACTGCTCCATCCAGCGTCGAAACCAGAAGGTCGTGGAGGAGACCCCCTCGCCGGCAGCGTCACGCGCGCTCGTGGAGGAGATGGGCCGCATCGCCGTCCAAGGCGCGAAGGCGGTCGGTTACCACTCGGCCGGGACCTTCGAATTTCTCGTGGACGACCGAGGCGGCTTCTACTTCCTCGAGATGAACACGCGCCTCCAGGTCGAGCACCCCGTGACCGAGCTCGTCACCGGGCTCGACCTCGTGCGCGAAATGGTGCTCATCGCGCAGGGCGAGCCGCTCACCATGAAGCAGGAGGACCTCTCGGCCCGCGGCGCGGCGATCGAGTGCCGCATCTACGCCGAGGACCCGTCCGCGGGTTACCTGCCCTCGCCGGGCACGATCGAGCGGCTGTCCGTCCCGTCGGGGCCGGGCGTCCGCGACGACGGCGGCGCGTACGCCGGGTGCACCATCTCGAGCTTCTACGATCCGCTCATCTCCAAGCTCAGCGTGTGGGCGCCCACCCGCGAGCGCGCCGTCGCCCGCATGCGGCGCGCGCTTTCGGAGTACGTGGTGACCGGGATTCGCACGAACCTGGCGTTTCACCAGCGCCTGTTCGAGCACCCCGAGTTCGTCGCGGGCCGCTACGACACCGGCTTCCTGGATCGACACGCCGACCAGCTCGTGGGCTACCCTACGGTGCCGGACGGCAAGCGAGAGGCCGTGGCGGTCGCGGTGGCGCTCGCCGCCTCTCGCATCGAGCGCGCCACGGGGACCGTCGCTGCCCAGCGCGGCGAGACCGGCGCGCGCCTCGCGCCCTGGGTAGCCGCGCACCGCGCGCGGCTCCGCTAG